A stretch of DNA from Kwoniella mangroviensis CBS 8507 chromosome 1 map unlocalized Ctg01, whole genome shotgun sequence:
GTTGTCTATGTTTGTTTTGCCACTTTCGAGCTAGTATGACGTTTTGCGCTGTTGAAACCTTTCCGATCGCACCACCAAGACAGTCCAACGCATGTACCGTTCAGCGGTCAGATGCATAGGTCAATGAAACATTAGTACATACATGCACACTACCGATAATTAAAAGATGTCATCCCCTGAGAAAAGAATGTTCCATTCGGTCGGGGGTCAGTGTATGTACACTCGCACCGCATTGAGCATCTGTCAATTAGTAAAGTCTAGAATTTATCGTATGCATTATTATAGCGGAGTTCATCATATTGTCCATTGTCATCATTCAAAGCCCAAAAACAGTGAAGGAGTGAGAGTCAGAGTGAGAGTAAAATATCGAAGAGTCAGATATTGGTAGAAATAAGGTTTATGGAAATGGTATTTGGTTGATGAGTCGAAAATGTTGGCCCGAATAGTACGGCACCTAttgacatcttccatcaacgAGTTTGAAACCTTCTTCACATGCTGAGATTTGACATCGGCCATCGAAGCAGGTAGTGCCACCAAAAGCAGCACCGATAAGAGTGGAGCAGCTGTATCGCCAAGTAGATTGTTAGTGCTCGGGATATTCTCGCTAGAAAATACGAAACGACTCACTCAGTACCAAGCGAAGAGGTAGAATTAGAGTAAGAGCCATATAAACAACCACCACATGATTCTAATTCTGAAGAAGTATCGATGCACTGAAAATTCccacatcatcaataacGGACCGATTCAAGACGACAAATTACAGTGCGTGTGGACCAGGTCGGGATAACTTACCTCGAAGGAATCTTCTGAACCGTGTACGATACAAGCGTCAAGTCCGGCCGGACAGAACCTGTTCAATCTCAACTGTTCGTCTCTTTTCATTCTCTCtaatcttcttcgtctcctcTCGACGGTACTAGGCGTTGAATATGCTGCATGGTTATAGGCGTAATACAATCCAGATTGTCCACACTGTTGAGCGGTACCTTCGGACGAAAGATCTGTGTTTGAACAAACACAACCAAACGAACTGCCTCCATATTCGAATAGAGCGTTGGCGTAAGTCTTACAATGGTCGAAACAGGCCTCAATACTTGACTGAGTGGTTGTGTCTGCCGACGTGGGGTTATCATAACATTTCACGAAACTGTAATCTGTAATCAAGTCATAGACCTAGCGAGGAATTTTAGGTATTAGCTTACTATCGCGCTTTTCAAGTGAAAATGACGGATAGGGCTATCAGATAGAACGGGAAGCTCGGATGCTGGAGAGACAGATAAGATGTGGTTCGGTTGTGGTTTCACGAATGACTTACAAAAGCTTGGTCAAATCCACAACTCGTGGTTGTGTATTCCGCCTGAAGTCCGTCCCCAGGACCGGGACTTTGATTGCTGCATGAACACACTCCTCCAAAATCATCGTTATAATAATAAGTGTACCCGTATCCTAAAGCCGCACATTTTTCCCGTAAGAGACGCAAATCACGTACACACATTGATCATTCAGCCTCTCCCGTTGAGATCCTGGGAAATTGATGTACGGTATCATCTATATGGTATGGCCACATGGACAATATAGACGAAATGCATAGTGTATCCATCGACAGCCCGAAAATCCCAAAAAACGCGAAAAATCTAGGTTCAAAGAAAGCATCACCAAAAAAAAATTGTAAATGTAGACTTtcgagtgaagatgagacgaAAGACGGCTCGCTCATCAGCATGAGGTAGGAATTTTATTGACATCGTCCATCGACAAGTTGGAAACCCTCTCGACAAGCTGAAATCTCACATCGACCATTTGAGCAGGTGGCACCGCCAAAAGCAGCACCGGGAATGATGGAGCAGCTATAACATGCATTCGATCAGTGAAAAGGGCTTTAGGTGTACCAGAAAATAGTACTCACTCAACACCAGCGGAAGCTGTGGAATTGGTGTAAGAGCCGTATAAACATCCACCAAATGATTCTAATTCCGATGAAGTATCGATGCACTATGATATGTCAATGAGAAAACCGAGATGCCATCATCGTCAGTCATTGTCTTTAAGTACTGTCAAGGCATATGTATTAtcgaacaactcacctcgaaagaATCGTCCGATCCAGGTATGACGCAAGCTTGTAGACCCCCTGGACAGAATCTGTTCAATCTTAattgttcatctctcttcattttctccaacttccttcgtcttctctcGATGATACTGGGTGATGAAGTAGCTGTGTGGGCATAAGCAAAGTACGTTCCGGTATTACCACAGGTTTGAGTTGTGCCAGTTGAAGCTGTATTAGAGCATACGCATAGGTATGCGTTTCCTGACACTTTGAGAAAGGCGTCGGTGTACGTCGTACACGTCTCGAAACATTGTTCAAAAGTTGTCGAGGAAGTGACATCATTGGCTGAAATTGTGTTGTAACAGTTATTGAAATAGTAATCTGTCGCTAAAGCATTTACCTGATGAGGTAAAATAAAGATAACGATAATTTAGCTTCAGGCATACCTTCAGTGCGAGTATCTCGAAAGCGAAAGAAAAGTTACCCACGGAGGCTGCAGCTGACCCACAATTCGTGCTACCACTGACTGCCGGAGTAATCTCACTCGATAAAGGGCCATCGTTCTTACAAGAACAATATGACCCAGCAGATTGATATTGAAAGTACGCATAAGTGTATCCAGCATCCGCACAGGCATACTATGATATATCATTACCAATAGATTAGTCATTCGTACATACCGTGATAAGGGGGAATAAGCAGAAGCAGATCGCAAGGCAAAAGCGAAAACTTACATTGCAGTCGGATATAGTGTTCACACTGGGGCTAGCCAACGCTCCGCTGGTTCCTGTACCGGTCACACATCCCAAGTACGTCTCCGAGTAGTCTACAGCTGATACTGAACGGAGGGAGATGACAGACAGTAAACCGATAATGGACAGCGATCTTGCCAACATATTAGGAGATTATGCAAGTGCTCAGTAAAGACAGTGAAAACAGAGGAGAATGAGTAAAGTAAGTTTTTGATAGCTCACATGCATGTGTACACAGtactcgtatatatatattttcGTTCCGTGAAAACAACAGGCAGTAAATGATAGTATAGCTTTCACTAACTAAACAAGCAATCCATATGCACTGTCCATCTGTTCTACCCGGTTTAAGCCAGGCAGGTGTGCTCGGTTCCCAATAGAGGGTGATGGTTCTGTTACGTTAATTGCCCATCCATTTGGTACGGGTACACAAGGTTACATGCCCATCGGATGTTATTTTGATATTCAAGCACAGTATACATCCGACAAGTCGTCTAAAGCACTGGTACTGTGATTGAATGTCAAATACGTATACCAGAAGAGCATTAAGCTCAATTATATGTAGGAGCTGTACAGTACCGAACTGATACAGGAATAAATAATCCTTTTTGTGACCGCGGTAGATAAAAAAGTATACACAAATGAACCTTCCAAAGCCTACAAATGCCCAATCGAACAAGAACTTTCGGACTCAATTAAATCCCCTACTCTCACATCTGTTCGGCCTGCCTTTTACAGCACTCTGAGTATCAAGAAACATTCTTCAAACGATTGCCGGTCCCGCTTTACAATTTTTTTATGTGATAGTGCTGCATATCCTTTGATCAGACGGAACTTTTGACTGCATACATTGACGGCCCAGTTTATTTAGTGAAACGCTCAATGATTCAGAATTTGAATGAGATCTGACCTTTGTCCTCTCCAGCAATAAATCCTTTCATGCTGCGTCCTAGTCATGCTATGATGCGATCACCCATGAACTTGCTGTACAAGGCTGACCTCAAGACCAGAATAGCAAAAGTCCGCAGGTCCGCACAAAATATCAGTTTCGACATCCACAGGCTCGATTCAGCGAACATGGCTGTTTGCTTAAATATAGTTTATAAATATGCCACCTTTCTCATGTCTCATTGACATTTCGCTACTTTCGATTCCCTCATTCGCTTCAATTACCTACATTGCACCATGCAAAAACGAGCCCAGTACCGAAGCTCTATGAATGGTTCAcccaccaacaccaacacaGCCAATTGTAAATGGTACAACAACCTTAACATCGTATCCAAAACCCCTGACGGATCAAGTATGACATTACTGAATGatacccaattcaccatcaaatACAATAAGGGTCATTCGGTCCACGAAGATAACACCGATGCTGATACCGATACAGTTGCGGATACTGACACGTTGTATACATGGACTAGTACGGAACCCGAAATTCAAGAACATTCATAGGTAATCACACTTCTAAGAGGAACCGAATGGTGGGCTCCTTCACTAGGTGGGAACAGACATGCGCATCTTCCGTCCATCAGCTCGGCATCAAGGACCAACCCCCCTTTCACGCCTAGTAGGTTCGAGGGATATAATTATTGAGAGAACGCTAATTTACATATCGATAATCTTGAGTACTGGGGGCCGGTAGAGAGTAAACCATGATGTAATTGCTCAGGCATTTCAGTAACGGTAGACTGCTATGctcatatatatgttattTGTAGATGATGTGCGGATGCGATAAAATGCTGGTCTACCTGAATCTCGATTGGCATCAGCAGGTCGTGTTACCTCAGGATTGCGAAATCAGTATCCAGTGGGTCCAAACTACTGGAATCGTCGATGAACCTGACCGCAATGTATCCGAGCTAATAACCATTCATAAGATCATCTACGATACACAACACATGATGAAGGAATGGCCAAAATTAGCCAAATTAAATTATGATCTGATATGCTTGATCATAGATCTGAAAACAAAAGGCGAAAAGTTAATTATACTTGATCATCTAAcatcttctgatgatggCCTCGCATTCCATCATTTGACCAACGCATCTCTTCCCGCCTTGGGGCTTAGGACAAGTGTCAATATCAGACAGTGGCTGTGACCTGCCTATTCTCCTAAGGCTTATGATCAGGGTCCTCATCTACAACTCCAGCTACAGGTCCTCTCTGAGATCCAACGGGATCCGCGAACGGATCAGCGTGTGAATGGGCATCATGGTCGTATGATCGGAGGTTTGATCTCCACATCTATCAAGACAGATCAGACAGGTTCCTTATTTCCTTTTACTTGATTCTGAGGGTGTGGTTGGCGGATTGGGAGGGAGACTCACAGAATTTCCACGTTTCATACCCAGATAAACCAAATAACCAgtagtcaaagtcaaaaggaCGAAACCTATCCACAAAAAGGCAAGTTGCGCCTTGAGATCTCTACAAGTCGATTTGAATACTTTCTTAGCGAGAGCTACAAACGAAAAGTAATATCATCAGTAACATATACAGGAGTACAGTGGTGCAGTTTTGAGCCAGGAGCTGACTAAAGATAGATAGACAGACATACCAATAGCGTCGGCAGGTGCATCTTCGAATTCCGGTAGATCAAATAGATCATCAATGTGTTTACAGATTGCTCGGTCTGCGCTAGTATAATGCGTTGTACTGGCAGCGGCAGCTATAGGCACCATAACCACAATGATCAGCCTATTTCCTTTATGACACCCAGTCAggatcgatgagatgatgggaaaaAGACTTACCAAGCCAGAAGACCCATAATAAACCACTTACAGCAACTTCATTGACGATCGTCGCAAAAGACGGTTTCCCATATCTTAAAGCGATCAAAGCGAGAATGGCGATTAGGGTGTATGCTCCTACGAAAGCATCGTAGGTATAGGTGGAACTGGTATATCCTATCTTACGAGTCTACAAGTATAGTACAGCATGTGAGCCGGTCATACCCAGCTAGCTGATCaatgagaggaagggagaaggaaaggaaaggtggCTGACTGATACCCACAGTATGTTCGACATAAGCTGAGATACCTAGTACAACCACACCGCATATTGCCACTATGGCATTACTAAtcaagttgaggttgagtgcAGAGGGCATAATCGTATTCTATTGTATCTAGTGAGAGTGCCTATCAGATTGTACAGTGACTGTGATAGATAGGAGATTGAGTATCTTCCATCTTTTGGAGCACAGCTGTACttatgtatatgtacatcTACTACCCTTCGTTCCCAAATGTGACGTACTCATTCATCCTCGGCGGCACGACAATTATCATTCCTCTCGGCTCGGTTACCAGACGAGACAACCACTCGAGGAGAGAAACAGTGAACCGCCCAAAAATCCCATGGTTCCCAAATTTCAGGACGATGAACATGAGCGAGCGCCTCATCAGATGACATACCCCTACAAACAACTCAACTAACTGGAAGTAGTACTTTTCCAATTAACCTCCCAGTCTAAAGAGAGCCAAAAATAGCCAAGCGGAAAGAAAAGATACGAAATTAATCATTCTTGTGCTTATCTCGGCCGTTTTACGGTTATATTCCCTTTACCTCTTGTACCTCCTCATTCCTCAGTGTGAGATGACATAACGGGGCGGTGCATCATTTAACGGGGATGCGATCCGATCCGCAGGCGATACGTCTGAGATTAAACCATCTGTACTCAAACATGCTTTGGTGcctcgatgatgatgctgaggatgagaagggaaaagTACTCGCGAATGATGCAAGCTCAAGGATAAGCATCAGCACCACTTCAACACACCAGGCGGCCGAAACGAGATCGTGCCATGTTTTTACGATATTTCTTCACGGATATGTCCATGACTTATGATGTGTACGGCAAGTACTATACTGTTGCAGGGTGCAAGATGAGGGAGGAATCAAGGGATGTGCGGTGCTGTGACGTTTTTGCGATTCCTAAAGGGTATGCCAAGGATCTCTTCAACTCCAGGAGATTCGAATAGACGCCGATTGCGCATACTCTACTGACTGCATTTAACGAATTCTGTTCCATAGGACCTATTTCTATTCatccagcagaagaagcaagCAGATAGCAGACTTTTGAATCTCAAGACCAACATGAACGTTGTCTTTTATCAGCGgtatcatcaatatcgtaCAGTCACGATCAAGCTCCTGAAACCCAATACAATCGGCGGAGAACGCATGGGACACCATCATGACTTCATCTAAGCTTGGCCTATCGTTGGCTATCGTAAGCATATTCCCCTGTCCCACAAAGCAAAGCCAGCGAAATACCGGTATGGGTATGAAAGGTATGTTACAAGGATCCATCTGTGCTACACTGCCTAACACCCAAGCACATCTTACTATTCATCAAAGGCATGCTCGACAAACTCATACATGCAGCTCTATATACCCTCAGGTTTAGcgactttcctcttctccctccttccggtcaattcatcttccatttcctGGTACGACACCGGTAACAGTGGGTTTCCTATGATTCAAGATTCCGCACAACTATCAGCTCACGTCGCTTTTTTTATGCACAATGTTGCTTGGTAAGGTGAATTGCAACTTACCAGCTTCTGAGACAGCATACATGACGCCCAACTCATTAGCCGCAGTGGATAGGTAATAACTCCTTGCGTCACCCAGTGAGAGCTGCATATATGTGGGAAGTCAGTACAAATCCTACTACGATGCATGATGACTGTCAAGAAGCCATTTATCTATGCTGTTTCTAATGTCTGTCAATAACAGAAGAGACAGCTATCCCATCAAACATCATGTCACGTTCACACCATTGTATGACCAATGAACGGCATAAATCCCGATACCACACTCACCACTTTCGCTTTCACCAGATCACCCAGCCTAAAACAATCTCCCATTTTGATCTTATCCCTCTCTGTCAACCGTATGTCGCCTATCCTTATAACACCTTGAAACTCTTCGCTTGTCTCCGGTAAAGGTCGATCGTTCGACGTTGTCAGCGTGAGATGAGCTTGTTGCGTTGTCAGACGTGATACCTACAATATGCGAGTGATGATCAGCATAAAGTTAAGAGCGCGCATCTGGACTGCCTAGTAGGCAGAACCATCATAGTCTGTTGATGACGGGACGATGTTCAAGGTTGACAAGGCAGACTTACTGTTCCAATCACCTATATATCGGATGCACACGTCGAATAAGTCAGGAGATCTAAGCTCAAAGCCCAAATATACTCACGATAGACCCGACATCAGGCGTGTTCCCGCTTTCTTCCCTGCCTATCACGCTGACCACCTATTCGGGGCAGTAGAAGCCCATGAGATCAGCTATGATCGACCGAAGAATGTGCAGCCTGTCCAGATGCTTGAGCTCACCGAGCCGTTCCTCTGAGGTACTCCCACCACACTAGCTAGTATCCTACCCTCCACGGCATAACATCCTGGTCCACATTGAGGTAAGGGAGGGGTAACGAGGTTGGAAGGTAGGGGTTGACCAGGGAGGAGGATCGTTGTACTCATTTTCAATGGTTTATTCAAGATTTCGTTGCAATGTATCTGATTTTGTCGTAGTCGGGAGTGCTTCTGCTGAGCTTTCGAAGATATCGTATTTTTGATGCTTGTGATTTACCAATGGATTGGTCAGTCGAATATCATCGTAGATGAACTGAAAAAAGACGaggaaaaagatcaaagactGAATCACCTCCACATTGAGATTTGTTGCTGCAAATATTTGATTCCGCTCGTGGTggggtgggatgggatgggactGAAATTCGTGAGTACCCGAGTGCTACAAGGGATAATGATTTCCATTGATTATATGATCATGAAAgtgcatatatacatgtgCATCCCATATCAACCATGCAccagaagaaaaagagacTATAAACATCAACTAGAAAAACCATTTATCCTCGGTGTTGTTTCGTTTAAAGCATAAAAGTCAAAGGTTGTTCCATGTAATCCTTGAAAGCTTTCAACCATCTAGCACCAACCGCACCATCGACTGTTCGGTGATCGGACGACAAAGTAGCTTTCATGACTTGAACCGTCTTGAATCCCTTGGGGTCCTCGGGCGCCAATTCCAATTTCGTCGATGTCTTACCGATAGCCAAGATACAAGATTGAGGTGGGTTGATGATAGCAGTGAAATTGTCGATACCGAACATTCCCAAGTTTGAGATGGTAAATGTACCTCCCTGGTATTCTTCAGGTTTCAATTTACCTTCCCTAGCCTTTGATGCTAACGCTTTGGTCTCGGCTGAGATGGAAGCGAGTCCCTTGGATCCGACATCTTTGATTATAGGTGTGATGAGTCCGTTGGGGGTAGCGACAGCAACGCAGATATCGGCTTTCTTGTATTGTCGGATCACGTCACCTAACCAGGCGGAGTTGGCCTCGGGTACTTCGGCAAGAGCGAGGGAAGCGGCCTTGACGACTATGTAGAGATACACGATCAGCTAAACCTGCACAGAAAGATGAAACAGAGCGAGAAATTGACAACCGGAAGAGAATACTCACTGAAGTCGTTGACTGAAAGTTTGGTCTTGCCTTCACCAGCCTTGTTGAACATCTCCCTGAGTTTGAGTAATCGGTCTAACGACAGCAAATCAAAGGATTAGCATGtgtccttcttcctgatgCGAATATTCCACTAACCCATGTTAACCTCGACGGTCAAGTAGTAGTGAGGTAATTGTTGTTTGGATTCAGTCAATCGTTTACCGATCGTCTTTCTCATGTTGGAAGTTGGGATATCCTCGTACTcagcaggagcagcaggagcgGCTTTGCCTGGGGTGGCAGTAGCGCCTGAAGTTGGGGTAGTAGcggttgatgaagaagcacCTCCCTTGCatttctcaacatcctcctgCATATTGATGCCAGGTCAGCTTCCGACTTCTCAGTACGATACGAAAGTGCGATTGCGAAATTCCATCATTGAATCCGGTGTCTACAACACAAGACCATACACGACCTAGATAGCGGGAGACAAGCTAGACattgaaactcaccttgacgaTCCTGCCCTCTGGTCCAGTACCTTTAATCTGCGCCAATGGAATACCTTTCTCCAAAGCCAACTTCCTAGCTAACGGAGAAGCGAAGAACTTGGGTTTATCACCTTGACCAGGTAGCTCTGGTACCTGTTGAGCTTCTTTACCACCACTTCCTGATCCGTATTTAGTCTCATCTTTAGGTGTACCCAACGAAGGGGTCTTGCTCTCAGAGGGTTCGGCAGGTTTAgattcttgttgttgttctttAGGTgcatcctcctctttcttttgTGGTGGGGCTGATTCGCCCTCTGACTCAGAAGCTAGTTTGTCTGCTCCTGAgagatcatctccttcttctccgatTACCGCGATGGGTGTACCGACGGCGATTCCCTTGGCACCGTCTTGAACCTATATTGCTTTTGAGGTTAGCTACAGGTCGTGCAGATAATCAAGAACGACATGATGGATCAATAGTATTGAACCGCAAATGTTGGATTTCAGATCAAGGAGACAGGACCATACTCGATCACAATAGACATAAGAATGGATCATCTCATAGAAAGAGCCATCCACTCACAATGATCTTGGCCaaaacaccatcatcttgagccTCGACATCGATCGTAGCTTTATCAGTCTCAATTTCCACCAGGACATCACCAGCAGCGTACGTGTCTCCTTCCTTCAGTCTCCACGAGGCGATACCACCCTCTGTCATCGTTGGTGACATTGCTGGCATGGAGAATTTGCTGAGGGCtgatgaaggagaggaagttCGGAGGGCTGTGGAAGCGGTGTTCAGTTCGTCAAGTAATACATTATCGTCATTGAGGTATCATTGGGACAGATGAATTAAGTCAGATAGTAGTAGAAGAGCAAAATAATCAGCAATCAGACTCTATCGCTTATCAAAACATTGGTTATCCCTCAAAGTCGAAGGAGACACTCACATCTGGAGATGAGAACCTGCTTTCTCAAACCAGCCGAAGCTGATCTTTTAGCCACTTGAGCAAAGGACATCATCTTGACCTGATTTTGGTGCTGCtgtgagggatgatgaggagatgttAAGGTAGATGAAGACAGATTAATCCTAGCAGGTTGATAACAATTTATTTTGTGTTGTTGGGGAAGTGGAATTGAGGAGTGACGGTCAAAGACGGTCCGCATGGATGAGACTGTGATCCGATTGCcacattcatcaaatcaccgAAATCCCACTCCATGCAATCGACAGGCGGATGTCACCGAAGTATTGGAGTGCCTCTGCTTGCTTGTGGAATCAGACGTGCATAGAGAGAGGTCCCCAGTCTGTGCTCGAATTGTGTATAAGATCATTCAGTGCCCATCTGGAGAATTGCCATATTCCATCCTAGGACTATGAGGTCTGGGTTGTTCTTGCCCACCACCGCCATCCCCACTAGTAATGGCATCAACATTTATCCTGTCTTGCTGTACTGACATCGAACAATGACAGCAAGTCACACCACAACAACCAAAACAGCACAATACCGCTAAAGCCACTGCGTCCTCGCACAGAGTTGTCTCCTGGGTGGTCGTCCCACGTTCGATGTGTCGTTCCTCTTGTGTCATGATGAAGTGTAAAAATATATCCGATGTTGGTATTTCTTCCAGGGGATGATCtacctgatgctgatgctgatgacaGCAATCGGGTTGAGGAGCCGTTACGACTTGCTGAAATGCTCGGTGAGGTACCTCCTGATCCAGAAGGGGAAGTTCCGGAGGGAGATGCAGATCGATCAT
This window harbors:
- a CDS encoding pyruvate dehydrogenase complex dihydrolipoamide acetyltransferase — protein: MMSFAQVAKRSASAGLRKQVLISRSLRTSSPSSALSKFSMPAMSPTMTEGGIASWRLKEGDTYAAGDVLVEIETDKATIDVEAQDDGVLAKIIVQDGAKGIAVGTPIAVIGEEGDDLSGADKLASESEGESAPPQKKEEDAPKEQQQESKPAEPSESKTPSLGTPKDETKYGSGSGGKEAQQVPELPGQGDKPKFFASPLARKLALEKGIPLAQIKGTGPEGRIVKEDVEKCKGGASSSTATTPTSGATATPGKAAPAAPAEYEDIPTSNMRKTIGKRLTESKQQLPHYYLTVEVNMDRLLKLREMFNKAGEGKTKLSVNDFIVKAASLALAEVPEANSAWLGDVIRQYKKADICVAVATPNGLITPIIKDVGSKGLASISAETKALASKAREGKLKPEEYQGGTFTISNLGMFGIDNFTAIINPPQSCILAIGKTSTKLELAPEDPKGFKTVQVMKATLSSDHRTVDGAVGARWLKAFKDYMEQPLTFML